In the Aneurinibacillus soli genome, one interval contains:
- a CDS encoding response regulator yields MTDQNISILLVDDHKLFREGVKRILEMEEHFTIVGEASDGEEACEMAANLQADVILMDINMPKMTGVQATQRIKERAPESRIIILSIHDDENYVYKSLRSGAAGYLLKEMDSDALIEAINAVANGESYVHPKVTGKLITEFRRLSTIEHSHEENVLLSDISDLGGSEKESNILALTPREREVLQLMAEGKSNRVIGEELFISEKTVKNHVSSILQKLDVQDRTQAVVMSIKNGWVKLS; encoded by the coding sequence ATGACAGACCAAAATATTTCAATCTTACTTGTAGATGACCACAAACTGTTTCGGGAAGGCGTGAAGCGTATTCTCGAGATGGAAGAGCACTTCACGATTGTAGGAGAAGCATCGGATGGAGAAGAAGCGTGCGAGATGGCAGCGAACCTCCAGGCGGACGTTATTTTGATGGACATTAACATGCCGAAGATGACAGGTGTACAAGCTACACAGCGTATCAAGGAGCGTGCGCCCGAATCCCGCATTATTATTTTGTCGATTCATGACGATGAGAACTACGTGTACAAATCCCTTCGCTCCGGTGCTGCCGGCTATTTGTTGAAGGAGATGGATTCGGATGCGCTGATCGAAGCGATCAATGCAGTAGCGAACGGCGAATCGTACGTTCACCCGAAAGTCACCGGGAAACTCATTACTGAATTCCGTCGCCTGAGCACGATTGAGCACAGCCACGAAGAAAATGTGCTTTTAAGTGATATTAGTGATCTTGGCGGCAGCGAGAAGGAAAGTAATATTCTTGCGTTAACGCCTCGCGAGCGTGAAGTGCTGCAGCTCATGGCAGAAGGCAAGAGCAACCGCGTGATTGGGGAAGAATTGTTCATTAGTGAGAAGACAGTTAAGAACCACGTTAGCAGCATCCTGCAGAAGTTAGATGTACAGGACCGCACGCAGGCCGTTGTCATGTCGATCAAAAACGGCTGGGTGAAGCTCTCCTAA
- a CDS encoding tetratricopeptide repeat protein, which translates to MNIHTVPKRSYPSHTREKFYERTKRLFPGHANATYINTSDPAYYEKLLRANRTHVRALYELGRQYEKQGFWRKAADYYDRAVLADPCFEPAVGAKILLARRRQQKEHIEARTRAHTASPVRKKLSLIQMTSAVLLGYTLLATLAFVLLR; encoded by the coding sequence ATGAATATACATACCGTACCTAAACGCTCCTACCCTTCCCACACGCGGGAAAAATTCTACGAGCGAACCAAACGGTTGTTTCCGGGCCATGCGAATGCGACGTACATTAACACAAGTGATCCAGCCTATTACGAAAAACTACTGCGAGCAAACCGCACCCATGTACGAGCATTGTATGAACTCGGACGCCAGTATGAAAAGCAGGGATTCTGGCGCAAAGCAGCCGATTACTATGATCGGGCTGTCCTGGCTGATCCCTGCTTTGAGCCTGCTGTTGGTGCGAAGATTCTGCTTGCACGGCGTAGACAGCAAAAGGAGCATATAGAAGCTCGCACACGTGCACATACAGCTTCTCCTGTACGCAAAAAACTATCTCTCATACAGATGACTAGCGCTGTTCTGCTTGGCTATACGCTACTCGCAACACTTGCATTTGTCCTGCTGCGCTGA
- a CDS encoding DEAD/DEAH box helicase: protein MQKSQVVHAMKEVCAWLEGRALLEEEVSWLFQSKLPGWEPENVLAFMEQQGSLEKYRGIEQLGEGEETIFSFFSSLRRWIGLAPPVRYRCRRCGATGTDIVLVSCARCGQDDCPYCRRCIGMGRSLGCTPYYTIPSFSSASKTVRPVLDARHILDQYPTLTTAQRAAAEAMLHFRREEEGADEFLVWAVCGAGKTEVMFPIVYEALACGGHVLWATPRRDVVLELAPRLAQAFPDSPLSVLYGASSEKWSRAPLVLATTHQALRFYQRFDLVIIDEVDAFPYHGDPVLPFAVRRARQLPGKTVYLTATPRDEHRKRLVKPHSDTDFLPHVKIPIRYHGHPLPVPGNCRASQLNDRLRQKRPIPELLSFLKQVAEREGQAFLFVASIARLPVLHHYIEQLAPEWRGKVETVHAADPDREIKVKAMREGSIRLLLTTTIMERGVTIGGVDVLVVQADASLFDEAALVQIAGRAGRSAACPDGMVLFLAEEITPDMKAAVRHIQEMNQLAGSEM, encoded by the coding sequence ATGCAAAAAAGCCAGGTAGTACATGCCATGAAAGAAGTGTGTGCCTGGCTTGAGGGCCGGGCTTTGCTAGAAGAGGAAGTGAGCTGGCTATTTCAAAGTAAACTGCCTGGATGGGAGCCGGAGAATGTCCTTGCTTTCATGGAGCAGCAAGGAAGTCTGGAGAAATATAGAGGGATTGAGCAGCTGGGGGAGGGAGAAGAGACAATCTTCTCCTTTTTTTCTTCCCTCCGCCGCTGGATCGGATTGGCCCCGCCTGTGCGGTATCGCTGTCGCCGCTGTGGCGCAACGGGTACAGATATTGTACTGGTGTCGTGTGCGCGTTGCGGGCAGGATGACTGTCCGTACTGCCGTCGCTGTATCGGGATGGGACGCAGTCTAGGATGTACGCCATATTATACGATTCCTTCATTCTCGTCTGCTTCAAAAACAGTGCGGCCTGTGCTTGATGCTCGGCACATTCTCGACCAGTATCCGACGCTCACAACAGCACAGAGAGCAGCAGCCGAGGCGATGCTTCATTTTCGCAGGGAAGAGGAGGGAGCTGATGAGTTCCTCGTCTGGGCGGTGTGCGGAGCGGGCAAGACAGAGGTTATGTTTCCGATTGTATACGAAGCTCTGGCTTGTGGCGGTCATGTATTGTGGGCGACCCCACGTCGGGATGTCGTGCTGGAGCTTGCACCGCGCCTGGCGCAAGCCTTCCCGGATTCGCCGCTTTCGGTTCTGTATGGAGCATCCTCGGAAAAATGGAGTCGAGCCCCGCTTGTGTTGGCTACGACGCACCAGGCGCTCCGCTTCTATCAGCGGTTTGATCTGGTCATTATCGATGAAGTAGATGCTTTTCCTTACCATGGCGATCCCGTGCTGCCATTTGCTGTTAGGCGTGCCCGGCAATTGCCGGGCAAAACCGTATACTTGACCGCGACACCCCGAGATGAACATCGCAAAAGGCTTGTAAAACCGCACAGTGACACCGATTTTCTGCCCCATGTGAAAATCCCGATACGCTATCACGGGCATCCACTTCCGGTACCAGGCAATTGCCGGGCAAGCCAATTAAACGATCGTTTAAGACAGAAAAGGCCGATTCCTGAGCTGCTTTCTTTTTTGAAACAGGTGGCAGAACGAGAGGGACAGGCGTTTCTCTTCGTCGCATCCATTGCCAGGCTTCCGGTACTACATCATTACATCGAACAGCTTGCGCCCGAGTGGCGAGGAAAAGTAGAAACGGTACATGCAGCTGACCCGGATCGAGAGATAAAAGTAAAGGCGATGCGGGAAGGGAGCATTCGCCTTCTGCTTACGACAACGATCATGGAGCGTGGGGTGACCATTGGCGGGGTGGATGTGCTCGTTGTACAGGCGGACGCCTCTCTGTTTGATGAAGCGGCTCTCGTTCAGATTGCCGGACGTGCGGGACGGTCGGCTGCTTGTCCGGATGGAATGGTTCTCTTTCTAGCAGAAGAGATTACGCCGGATATGAAAGCAGCGGTTCGCCATATTCAGGAGATGAATCAGCTTGCGGGAAGTGAGATGTGA
- a CDS encoding ComF family protein, producing the protein MTLWQTARRFVLDVLFPPFPPCLYCGQEANEKSFAAGTAFVCQDCMSGFIRIEGPICSVCGRPWIQGEICRDCVRRTHQAFCQSRSAVTYNEKAKEWLARYKYRGDRVLAPVLAELLYEVWQREYASLSIDVIAYMPLHEDRLMERTFNQAEELARLLGERVRIPVCGLLVRTRATEKQSMKGRGDRLAALQHIFAPAAVARSFRRVLLVDDVYTTGSSMQAAAQVIRQQWSQAEVYGITWAR; encoded by the coding sequence ATGACGTTATGGCAGACGGCCCGGCGTTTCGTGCTAGATGTATTATTTCCACCGTTTCCGCCTTGCCTGTACTGCGGGCAGGAAGCGAACGAGAAGTCGTTTGCGGCGGGTACAGCATTTGTGTGTCAGGACTGCATGAGTGGTTTTATCCGGATAGAGGGGCCGATCTGTTCGGTATGCGGACGGCCCTGGATACAGGGAGAAATCTGCCGGGACTGTGTGCGTCGGACGCACCAGGCGTTTTGTCAATCGCGCAGCGCTGTGACGTATAACGAGAAGGCGAAGGAATGGCTCGCCCGGTACAAATATCGCGGCGATCGAGTGCTCGCGCCGGTGTTAGCAGAGCTCTTGTATGAGGTATGGCAAAGAGAGTACGCTTCTCTCTCCATTGATGTAATTGCATACATGCCGCTTCATGAAGATCGATTGATGGAGAGGACATTTAATCAAGCAGAGGAGCTTGCTCGCTTGCTGGGAGAACGGGTTAGAATTCCGGTTTGTGGCCTGCTTGTCCGGACAAGAGCGACCGAGAAGCAGAGCATGAAAGGACGGGGCGATCGACTGGCTGCGCTGCAGCATATTTTTGCTCCGGCGGCTGTTGCGCGTTCATTTAGGCGTGTTCTCCTTGTGGATGATGTGTATACAACGGGAAGCAGCATGCAGGCGGCGGCACAGGTGATTCGACAGCAATGGTCGCAGGCAGAGGTATATGGGATAACCTGGGCACGGTAA
- the tpx gene encoding thiol peroxidase, with product MATERQGAITFKGNPVTLLGPEIKAGDKAPDFTVLAAGLKPYSLNNGTGKVRLISVVPSIDTGVCDTQTRRFNEEAAKLANVEVLTVSVDLPFAQGRWCGAAGIENVTMLSDHRDLSFGQAFGVAIKELRLLARAIFVLDAENNVTYVEYVSEATNHPDYEKAVAAAKEAAAN from the coding sequence ATGGCAACAGAACGTCAAGGAGCAATCACATTTAAAGGAAACCCGGTTACTCTGCTTGGTCCGGAAATTAAAGCAGGAGACAAAGCACCTGACTTCACAGTGCTGGCTGCAGGTCTTAAACCGTATTCACTGAATAACGGCACAGGCAAAGTCCGCCTCATTAGTGTTGTACCATCTATTGACACAGGCGTATGCGATACACAGACGCGTCGATTCAACGAAGAAGCAGCGAAGCTTGCAAACGTAGAAGTACTTACTGTAAGCGTAGACCTTCCGTTCGCACAGGGACGCTGGTGCGGAGCAGCGGGCATTGAGAACGTAACCATGCTGTCTGACCACCGCGACCTGTCGTTTGGCCAAGCATTCGGCGTAGCGATTAAAGAACTGCGCTTGCTTGCTCGTGCGATTTTTGTGCTGGATGCGGAAAATAACGTTACATACGTCGAGTATGTGTCCGAAGCAACGAATCATCCAGACTATGAGAAAGCTGTTGCAGCGGCAAAAGAAGCAGCAGCAAACTAA
- a CDS encoding flagellar protein, with the protein MSLNVENCVRCGSLFRRVRQPLCPNCLKKIDEEYEKCYKFIRKKENRACNVHELSEGTGVSLQQITTFILEGRLSIDNNPNIEYACKSCGGPTRSGSLCQKCVGNIKKMAGYMQEDKQRQEELVEEERRSKSGFYQVGRDEPRKS; encoded by the coding sequence GTGTCATTAAATGTTGAAAATTGCGTTCGTTGTGGCAGTCTATTTCGCCGGGTTCGCCAGCCACTTTGTCCGAACTGCCTGAAGAAAATCGACGAGGAATACGAGAAGTGCTACAAGTTTATACGCAAGAAAGAAAACCGGGCTTGCAACGTTCATGAACTGAGTGAAGGAACGGGTGTTTCGCTTCAGCAGATCACGACGTTTATTCTAGAAGGCAGGCTTTCGATTGATAACAATCCGAATATTGAATATGCCTGCAAGAGTTGCGGGGGTCCGACCCGTTCTGGCTCACTCTGTCAGAAGTGTGTAGGCAACATCAAAAAAATGGCTGGATACATGCAAGAAGACAAGCAGAGACAGGAGGAGCTTGTTGAAGAAGAACGCCGCAGTAAGTCCGGTTTTTATCAAGTTGGACGGGATGAACCGAGAAAAAGTTAA
- the flgM gene encoding flagellar biosynthesis anti-sigma factor FlgM yields the protein MRIERPNSVQPVNPYRQQEQRQEETRAYGKRDQLEISSEALEMQRDQETEAERAARIGELKEQVQGGTYQVDAKRIAEKLLRYEL from the coding sequence ATGAGGATTGAACGTCCGAACTCCGTACAACCGGTAAATCCATACCGCCAGCAGGAGCAGCGCCAGGAGGAAACACGTGCATACGGGAAGCGTGATCAGCTTGAGATTTCAAGTGAAGCACTTGAAATGCAGCGTGATCAGGAGACAGAAGCTGAGCGTGCCGCACGTATTGGTGAGTTAAAAGAGCAAGTCCAGGGGGGCACGTATCAGGTAGATGCGAAGCGGATAGCCGAAAAATTACTTCGTTACGAACTGTAA
- a CDS encoding flagellar protein FlgN, with protein MSDILDIIEILERLIAEHERMLKLGNHKKEVLITGKIDELARVVQFESRCISTIQSLELERERQISLYLMQRGIRKETCYLSDLIELESNSDIKLELARCQMQLGNLVKELQELNHLNQRLIEQSLEFVNMSLEEMTAPPDAPTYQNTRKNIHNPYKATRGYFDSKA; from the coding sequence ATGAGCGACATCTTGGATATTATTGAGATTTTGGAACGGTTGATTGCCGAGCATGAGCGCATGTTGAAGCTTGGCAATCATAAGAAAGAGGTACTGATCACGGGCAAGATTGATGAGCTGGCTCGCGTCGTACAGTTTGAAAGCCGCTGTATCAGCACCATCCAATCTCTTGAACTAGAGCGGGAGAGACAAATCTCGCTCTATTTAATGCAGCGGGGAATTCGCAAGGAAACGTGCTATTTAAGTGATCTCATCGAACTGGAGTCGAACTCGGATATCAAGCTGGAACTGGCGCGTTGTCAGATGCAGCTCGGTAATTTGGTGAAAGAGCTGCAGGAGCTAAATCACCTGAATCAGCGGTTAATTGAACAATCGTTGGAGTTTGTGAATATGTCACTGGAGGAGATGACAGCTCCTCCGGACGCACCGACTTATCAGAATACAAGAAAAAACATACACAATCCGTATAAAGCAACACGCGGATATTTTGATAGTAAAGCATAA